The Benincasa hispida cultivar B227 chromosome 11, ASM972705v1, whole genome shotgun sequence genome has a segment encoding these proteins:
- the LOC120090844 gene encoding pentatricopeptide repeat-containing protein At1g59720, chloroplastic/mitochondrial-like — SKKALRPVSSSSAETLLLKSQNWELQKTVKELEEEQRFASLIQKCPNMRVLRQLHAHILTRPLPLSTFSFALSKIVAFCALSPLGNVDYARSVFAQISHPNIFSWNSMIKGCFQIQNPSKEPIMLFKKLTETGYPVPNSFTLAFVLKACALVTAFGEGLQVHSHVLKDGFGGSLFVQTSLVNFYGKCEEIGLARKVFDEMPVRNLVAWTAMISGHARVGEVDEAMELFREMQKAGIEPDEMTLVSVVSACAVAGTLDIGCWLHTYIKKYFVFTDLVLSTALVDMYAKCGCIERAKQVFLQMPVKDTTAWSSMIMGFAYHGLSEDAINAFQQMLETEVMPDHVTFLAILSACAHGGLVSEGRRFWSLMLEFGIEPSVEHYGCKVDLLCRSGLVEEAYRITKTMKIPPNAATWRSLLMGCKKKKLLNLGEIIARYLLELEPLNAENYILISNLYSSLSQWEKMSELRKVMKEKCIKPIPGCSSIEVDGVIHEFVMGDQSHPEVKMLREFMEEMLVRVRDSGYRPSISDVLHKVVNEEKEGALGEHSERFAMAYGLLKTRAPVVIRVVKNLRVCGDCHEVIKIISMIYEREIIVRDRVRFHKFIKGKCSCKDFW; from the exons AGCAAGAAAGCTTTGCGGCCTGTCTCGTCTTCCTCTGCTGAGACTTTACTTCTTAAGTCCCAAAATTGGGAGCTTCAAAAAACAGTTAAAGAACTGGAAGAAGAACAACGATTTGCGTCTCTCATACAAAAATGTCCCAACATGAGAGTGCTCCGCCAGCTTCACGCCCACATTCTCACACGCCCTCTTCCCCTTTCCACATTTTCCTTTGCGCTTTCCAAAATCGTTGCCTTCTGTGCTCTTTCTCCGCTTGGCAACGTCGACTATGCCCGTTCAGTTTTCGCTCAAATCTCACACCCCAACATCTTTTCTTGGAATTCTATGATCAAGGGCTGTTTCCAGATTCAAAACCCCTCCAAAGAACCCATAATGTTGTTCAAGAAGCTTACTGAAACAGGGTACCCTGTTCCCAACTCCTTCACTCTGGCTTTTGTTCTCAAGGCCTGTGCTCTTGTTACAGCGTTTGGAGAGGGCTTACAGGTTCATTCCCATGTTTTAAAAGATGGGTTTGGTGGTAGTCTGTTTGTACAAACCTCGTTGGTTAACTTTTATGGGAAATGCGAAGAGATTGGTCTTGCCAGGAAGGTGTTCGACGAAATGCCTGTGAGAAACTTGGTGGCCTGGACTGCGATGATTAGTGGGCACGCGAGAGTTGGAGAAGTGGATGAAGCTATGGAGTTGTTTAGGGAGATGCAGAAGGCTGGGATTGAACCGGATGAGATGACTCTAGTGAGTGTGGTTTCGGCTTGTGCCGTGGCAGGGACCTTGGATATTGGCTGCTGGTTGCATACTTATATTaagaaatattttgtttttactGATCTCGTGCTTAGCACTGCACTTGTAGATATGTATGCTAAATGTGGATGCATTGAGAGGGCAAAGCAGGTTTTTCTCCAAATGCCTGTGAAAGATACAACAGCTTGGAGCTCCATGATTATGGGATTTGCATATCATGGACTTTCAGAGGATGCTATAAACGCGTTTCAACAAATGTTGGAAACTGAG GTGATGCCGGACCATGTAACTTTCCTTGCCATTTTATCAGCATGTGCTCACGGTGGACTTGTCTCTGAAGGTCGAAGATTTTGGTCACTCATGCTTGAATTTGGCATTGAGCCATCAGTTGAGCATTATGGTTGCAAAGTTGATTTACTGTGCCGGTCAGGTCTTGTTGAAGAAGCTTATAGAATCACTAAGACAATGAAAATCCCCCCGAATGCCGCAACTTGGCGGAGCTTGCTAATGGGTTGCAAGAAGAAAAAGCTGTTGAATCTAGGCGAGATCATCGCCAGGTATCTTCTTGAGCTAGAACCCTTAAATGCAGAGAActatattttgatttcaaatttgtaCTCTTCTCTTTCACAATGGGAGAAGATGAGTGAACTAAGAAAGGTAATGAAGGAGAAATGCATTAAGCCGATACCAGGTTGTAGCTCGATTGAAGTTGATGGTGTTATACATGAGTTTGTGATGGGTGATCAGTCCCATCCGGAGGTGAAAATGTTGAGAGAGTTTATGGAAGAAATGTTGGTTCGAGTCCGGGATTCGGGGTATAGGCCTAGTATTTCAGATGTGCTTCACAaagttgtgaatgaagagaaagAAGGTGCTCTAGGTGAGCATAGTGAGAGATTTGCAATGGCATATGGGCTACTAAAAACTAGAGCACCTGTTGTGATTAGGGTAGTGAAGAATCTGAGGGTGTGTGGAGATTGTCATGAAGTGATTAAGATAATTAGTATGATATATGAAAGGGAAATCATTGTACGAGATCGAGTTCGATTCCATAAATTCATAAAAGGTAAATGTTCTTGTAAGGATTTCTGGTGA